In Aspergillus oryzae RIB40 DNA, chromosome 6, one genomic interval encodes:
- a CDS encoding uncharacterized protein (uncharacterized conserved protein): MKPTQESATPVVQGRLIGHFHDRPLEEHGSGWSSLWDSNESDLWDRGKPSPALIDLIEQEKDASFVEGDFFKPGWERQISANGDIKFDLVYDYTFLCALHPQMRPQWAARMSEVVAPDGVLVCLEFPMYKDPTQPGPPWGLNGVHWDLLARGGDGIKNIGEEAEVEEVDQLPGRFRRLQYHKPARSYDAGRGADMLNESEAKMIYGWLWPVFPSGNPRDYSVAARVIVNMPRGLHNPLPASLRIDIAAGECKKATQILESFLTAPYFGNPGKELPGKVLVNAKGLAICTVAKAGFLGSARFGSGLVIARLDDGSWSAPSAISLTGAGFGGQVGFELTDFVFILDDAGLRSFLRMGSLTLGANISIAFGPVGRNAEFTSNATMEGISTMYAYSKTKGLFGGISIEGGLMVERRHANKKLYKSKVSASQLLGGEIPPPLDATPLLQLLQSSSFQQRGAIPHSQPTTREPTTRGLNPVPQGPELPTGPENQSPAELSPEEVQPTARHFPAELHWESSLSLPSELPAETIINIPDEPTATPVSAEERPQTRTPASTGVESKPHGTSTPETAPLEIRSEPTTDTPAELKRPIVVEPEVCAPSQTV; this comes from the exons ATGAAACCCACACAAGAATCCGCGACACCTGTAGTTCAGGGCCGACTCATCGGCCACTTTCACGACCG ACCATTAGAAGAACATGGTTCAGGCTGGTCCTCCCTCTGGGACTCAAACGAGAGCGATCTCTGGGATCGGGGGAAACCGTCCCCTGCACTGATTGACCTGATcgagcaagagaaggat gcttcttttgttgaAGGAGATTTTTTCAAACCCGGCTGGGAGCGACAGATCTCGGCGAATGGAGATATCAAGTTCGACTTAGTCTACGATTATACG TTCCTCTGTGCTTTGCACCCGCAAATGCGTCCGCAGTGGGCAGCGCGCATGAGCGAGGTAGTGGCTCCCGACGGAGTCCTAGTTTGTCTGGAGTTTCCCATGTACAAGGATCCGACTCAGCCCGGTCCGCCTTGGGGACTCAATGGAGTCCATTGGGATTTGCTGGCGCGGGGAGGTGACGGAATCAAAAATATTGGGGAAgaagctgaggttgaggaggtcgATCAGCTACCGGGTCGATTTAGGAGGCTGCAGTATCATAAGCCTGCTCGATCATACGACGCAGGGAGGGGAGCGGATATGTTGA ATGAATCCGAAGCCAAGATGATATACGGGTGGCTATGGCCGGTATTCCCTTCAGGGAACCCACGCGAC TACTCCGTAGCAGCCAGAGTCATCGTCAACATGCCGAGGGGATTGCACAACCCGCTACCTGCCTCCTTGCGCA TTGACATCGCAGCAGGCGAATGCAAGAAAGCAACCCAGATTCTTGAATCCTTCTTAACAGCACCGTACTTCGGAAACCCTGGGAAAGAGCTCCCGGGAAAAGTACTCGTCAATGCCAAG GGTCTGGCGATATGCACCGTAGCCAAAGCTGGATTCCTAGGATCCGCCCGCTTTGGGTCCGGCCTAGTCATCGCACGACTAGACGACGGCAGCTGGTCTGCCCCGTCCGCGATTTCATTAACCGGAGCTGGGTTCGGTGGACAAGTTGGGTTCGAATTGACTGATTTtgtcttcatcttggacGATGCCGGCCTTCGCTCCTTTTTACGAATGGGAAGCTTGACCTTGGGCGCGAACATTTCAATTGCGTTCGGCCCGGTCGGAAGAAACGCTGAATTCACTAGTAATGCGACTATGGAGGGCATCTCGACGATGTACGCCTATTCTAAAACCAAGGGGTTATTCGGTGGTATTAGCATTGAAGgtggcttgatggtggagCGGAGGCACGCAAACAAGAAACTCTATAAGTCTAAGGTCAGTGCGAGTCAATTGCTCGGCGGAGAGATCCCACCGCCGCTGGACGCTACGCCTCTCCTGCAGCTCCTACAGTCAAGTTCATTCCAACAAAGGGGTGCGATTCCCCATTCACAGCCGACAACCCGAGAGCCAACAACCCGAGGTTTGAACCCAGTTCCCCAAGGCCCGGAGTTGCCTACAGGGCCAGAGAATCAATCACCAGCGGAGTTGTCTCCAGAGGAAGTTCAGCCAACTGCTCGTCATTTTCCGGCTGAACTGCATTGGGAATCAAGTCTCTCACTGCCCTCTGAGCTCCCTGCCGAAACAATCATCAATATACCCGACGAGCCGACAGCGACACCTGTCAGCGCAGAGGAGCGACCACAAACTCGTACCCCAGCATCGACTGGGGTAGAGAGCAAACCACATGGCACATCAACCCCAGAGACAGCTCCCTTGGAGATTCGTTCAGAACCAACAACAGACACTCCTGCCGAATTGAAGAGGCCAATTGTGGTTGAACCGGAAGTCTGCGCGCCCTCGCAGACTGTCTAA
- a CDS encoding zinc-dependent alcohol dehydrogenase (alcohol dehydrogenase, class V) yields the protein MTIPDIPTRQRAAVRRGTGESATTTIENIDVPQPGPGQILVKINWTGLCGSDKSLLHDDWKDFGVNMLPQSQGIAGHEGAGVVVAVGEGMQKRWKVGDRAGIKWIASTCGECEFCLNGVDEVHCEKQINSGFSAPGTFQEYCLVDGRYTSKIPDGVSDEEAGPIMCGGVTAYTACKRSAVKSGQWLVLPGAGGGLGHLAIQYARAMGMRVLAIDGGDEKRDLCEKLGAEAYIDFQKFKAPADLKDEVMRITKHGAHGVVVTAASKTVYEWAPMYLRPGGTMVVVGLPNDPSILAGAPPLVLALRRLNIVGNITGSLRDVEEALDFTARGIVHPILSKGKLEDLDSWIEKLKAGQVAGRAVLQVAA from the exons ATGACAATCCCAGATATCCCAACACGCCAACGAGCCGCCGTTCGTCGGGGCACAGGCGAGTCCGCCACAACAACCATCGAGAACATTGACGTCCCGCAGCCCGGTCCGGGCCAGATCCTGGTAAAGATCAACTGGACTGGACTTTGTGGCTCAGACAAGTCTCTCCTGCATGATGATTGGAAGGATTTCGGGGTGAACATGCTCCCCCAGAGCCAAGGAATCGCGGGACACGAAGGGGCGGGTGTTGTCGTCGCCGTCGGCGAGGGCATGCAGAAGCGGTGGAAGGTCGGTGATCGGGCGGGCATCAAGTGGATCGCGAGTACCTGTGGAGAATGCGAGTTTTGCCTCAATGGGGTCGATGAGGTGCATTGTGAGAAGCAGATTAACAGTGGGTTTTCAGCGCCGGGGACGTTCCAGGAATACTGCCTTGTTGATGGGAGGTATACGTCAAAGATACCGGATGGAGTTTCAGATGAGGAGGCCGGTCCGATCATGTGCGGGGGCGTTACTGCTTACACGGCTTGTAAGAG ATCGGCCGTCAAATCCGGTCAATGGCTTGTGCTCCCCGGCGCTGGAGGCGGTCTAGGTCATCTGGCTATCCAGTATGCGCGCGCAATGGGCATGAGGGTCCTCGCTATTGATGGCGGAGACGAGAAGCGTGACCTTTGTGAGAAGCTCGGGGCCGAAGCATACATTGATTTCCAGAAATTCAAAGCCCCTGCAGACCTCAAGGATGAGGTCATGCGAATCACAAAGCACGGCGCACATGGCGTGGTCGTGACGGCTGCCAGTAAGACCGTCTACGAATGGGCGCCCATGTACCTCCGGCCTGGAGGCAcaatggtggtggttggtCTACCTAatgatccttccattctAGCGGGTGCACCACCGCTCGTTTTGGCTTTGAGACGACTAAATATCGTTGGGAATATCACTGGAAGCTTGAGAGATGTCGAGGAAGCGCTGGATTTTACGGCGCGAGGTATTGTACAT CCAATTCTGTCAAAGGGGAAGTTGGAAGACTTGGATTCATGGatcgagaagctgaaggcTGGTCAGGTGGCCGGTCGTGCGGTGTTACAGGTGGCAGCATAG
- a CDS encoding flavin-containing monooxygenase (predicted flavoprotein involved in K+ transport) has translation MDCQDVIPSAFVPRRLKVVVIGAGISGIQFAHDITTRMSDIDLEIYEKNPKVGGTWYENRYPGCACDVPAHGYQYSWAPNPCWSKTYAPAHEIHAYLESVVDKHDLRKFFRFNQRCVSAVWSEERAQWTTTFRDERSDEEAVVRSDVLIYAVGRLNDYQTPSFEGRDKFKGQVFHTARWPEDVDVRGKRIAVLGNGASGIQCVAGIRDEAGEVLNFAAHPTWLGPEPFIENREYDEQEKLKFRRNPQAYHDFRMDIEKVMLPAFAFLWKDTSPSKSLRSRAESYVESKVEDPELQQKLTPDYTPGCRRWTPGEQYLTAVQQPHVHLIEDHVAALTENGIRTDKGDEYECDMVVCATGFSLYNPRVPVVGRNGITLSDCWGSDGPCESYLAAMVAHFPNFYAFHPPNCPINGSAFPGIERTADYMIRVIHRLQTDCLRSVSVRPEAQRDFNKWVQSQMSSMVWSDSCNSWYGKIIIPWPGTTTHYYAATEIIRWEDFDLMFEDPAQRYMSFGNGVTKDGFKPESIPGLDYNGDALIDYSSMKTRCICSIKKKKKHIIRPHSLPGRRTPFQSFIFKIV, from the exons ATGGATTGTCAGGACGTGATTCCCTCAGCTTTCGTACCCCGGCGGTTGAAGGTAGTGGTTATCGGGGCAGG AATATCCGGAATCCAATTCGCCCATGATATCACGACACGAATGTCCGACATCGACCTCGAAATCTACGAAAAGAACCCCAAAGTAGGCGGAACATGGTATGAGAATCGATACCCAGG ATGCGCATGCGACGTACCCGCACACGGATACCAGTATAGCTGGGCGCCCAATCCATGCTGGTCGAAGACTTATGCGCCTGCTCACGAGATCCACGCCTATCTTGAATCTGTCGTTGACAAACATGATCTTCGAAAGTTTTTCCGGTTTAATCAGCGCTGTGTTTCGGCGGTATGGAGCGAGGAGAGGGCGCAGTGGACTACGACTTTTCGGGATGAGAGGTCCGACGAGGAGGCTGTTGTCAGGTCTGATGTTTTGATTTATGCTGTGGGGAGGTTGAATGACTATCAGACTCCGTCGTTTGAGGGCCGAGATAAGTTCAAAGGTCAAGTGTTTCATACGGCGAGGTGGccggaggatgtggatgtcCGGGGGAAACGGATTGCTGTGCTTGGGAATGGGGCGAGTGGGATTCAGTGTGTGGCTGGGATTCGGGATG AAGCTGGGGAGGTTCTCAATTTCGCAGCACATCCGACGTGGCTTGGGCCGGAGCCTTTTATTGAGAATCGTGAAT ATGACGAgcaggagaagctcaagtTTCGGAGAAATCCCCAAGCCTACCATGACTTCCGAATGGATATAGAAAAGGTTATGTTACCAGCCTTTGCGTTCCTCTGGAAAGACACATCCCCGAGCAAAAGCCTTCGTTCCCGTGCGGAATCATACGTGGAATCCAAGGTTGAGGATCCAGAATTGCAACAAAAGCTGACCCCAGACTATACTCCCGGATGTCGTCGATGGACCCCCGGCGAACAGTACCTAACTGCAGTACAACAGCCACACGTCCATTTAATAGAAGATCATGTAGCTGCTCTAACGGAGAATGGCATACGAACCGATAAAGGGGATGAATATGAATGCGACATGGTCGTCTGCGCAACGGGGTTCAGCCTATATAACCCACGAGTTCCTGTCGTCGGACGGAACGGTATTACACTCTCAGATTGCTGGGGCTCAGACGGTCCATGTGAGAGTTATTTGGCAGCGATGGTGGCACATTTTCCTAATTTCTATG CATTCCATCCACCCAACTGTCCGATAAACGGCTCCGCATTCCCCGGTATCGAACGGACAGCAGACTATATGATCAGAGTtattcatcgtcttcaaacCGATTGTCTCCGATCTGTGAGTGTGCGACCCGAAGCCCAACGCGACTTCAACAAATGGGTCCAATCTCAGATGTCGAGCATGGTGTGGTCTGATTCGTGCAATTCATGGT acGGGAAGATTATTATTCCCTGGCCTGGAACTACCACTCACTACTATGCTGCTACGGAGATCATACGCTGGGAGGACTTTGACTTGATGTTCGAGGATCCAGCACAGAGATATATGAGCTTTGGGAATGGAGTGACGAAAGATGGCTTCAAACCGGAGTCGATCCC TGGATTGGATTATAATGGTGATGCACTGATAGATTACTCATCTATGAAAACCAGATGTATCTGTTccattaaaaaaaaaaaaaaacatatCATCAGGCCGCACAGTTTGCCCGGGCGGAGGACACCTTTTCAAAGCTTCATCTTTAAGATCGTATAG
- a CDS encoding uncharacterized protein (predicted protein) — MSDASVSTSSSSFYDVSSNGLGHNHTISSPMHNDLGFPVHDVNMEPLPPDSAVIPGSPFYYPPWQLGVPLHDGSIVFRPIVCYDQEMRPNLHMPTGFQSDQIATAGYSNGHLPSNTPLTLPTLPVEPQSMRVQQETRANNNRESRRNQQLAQRCRWEGCTSTRCFNRQADLLRHG; from the exons ATGTCGGATGCCTCCGTTTCCACAAGTTCCAGTTCGTTCTATGATGTATCCTCCAATGGCCTTGGTCACAACCATACCATTTCAAGCCCAATGCACAACGACCTCGGCTTCCCTGTGCATGATGTCAACATGGAGCCTTTGCCTCCCGACTCAGCGGTCATACCAGGTAGCCCTTTCTACTACCCACCATGGCAACTCGGTGTTCCATTACACGACGGCTCCATCGTTTTTCGACCCATTGTGTGCTATGACCAAGAAATGAGGCCCAATTTGCATATGCCGACAGGTTTTCAATCCGATCAGATCGCTACTGCTGGATATTCAAATGGTCATTTGCCCAGCAACACCCCACTGACTCTTCCCACCCTTCCGGTTGAACCTCAGTCTATGAGGGTACAGCAGGAGACCCGTGCGAACAATAACAGAGAGAG TCGAAGGAACCAGCAACTTGCTCAGAGATGTAGATGGGAGGGCTGTACATCCACAAGGTGTTTCAACCGCCAGGCCGACCTTCTGCGGCAT GGGTGA
- a CDS encoding uncharacterized protein (predicted protein) produces MSVGRKSSVSLSLNSLSTPTPSSNPGPVGLSFVNSDIDLLPEDLEHGLWQYQEGLESHTLLHSPSMQSYVSLDDLSMNPYTITGREIDFESNVSADVDLGSSQSALGSDIYPEFQAQDIASENLSWYRQGNIVSHDFGTYQNDPHLNDHLNGRFIRLDSAMQELLRVENHIVDRRMGRRFNPNSTTKKSRPNLRCTWKGCKYKNPFNRSAELERHKT; encoded by the exons ATGTCGGTTGGTCGAAAGTCATCGGTTTCCCTGTCCTTAAACTCTTTATCCACTCCCACTCCCAGTTCTAACCCGGGCCCCGTCGGTCTTTCATTTGTGAACAGTGATATTGACCTACTGCCGGAGGACCTCGAACATGGACTCTGGCAATATCAGGAAGGGCTCGAGTCACATACCTTGCTCCACAGCCCTTCCATGCAGTCTTATGTTTCCTTGGATGATCTGTCCATGAACCCATATACTATAACTGGACGAGAAATAGACTTCGAATCCAACGTATCTGCTGACGTTGACTTGGGATCCAGTCAGTCAGCCTTGGGCTCAGACATTTACCCTGAATTCCAAGCCCAGGACATAGCTTCTGAGAATCTCAGCTGGTACCGTCAGGGCAATATCGTCTCTCACGATTTCGGGACTTACCAGAACGATCCCCATCTGAACGACCATCTGAATGGCCGTTTCATTCGGCTGGACTCAGCCATGCAAGAGCTCCTACGAGTTGAGAACCATATCGTCGACCGTAGAATGGGCAGAAGGTTTAACCCAAATTCTAC CACCAAAAAATCCCGCCCCAATCTTAGGTGCACATGGAAAGGGTGCAAGTACAAGAATCCGTTTAACCGCTCGGCCGAGTTGGAAAGACAT AAGACATAA
- a CDS encoding fascin domain-containing protein (predicted protein), protein MSSGSTNNMLRVSIESQKFPGSYLRMDGRGVTEYSGSGGGAVNVQNHVASYETLIIVNHPDDNTFSIMSSAFPNVYLRMDGSDIKSGDTYAQGAGKVNCQWGSHSWEKFRFENQEDGTKAIASVHFPNAYLRLENVTGQGGPSGAGTVNCQSYIGSYEKFKIHVV, encoded by the exons atgtcttccggATCTACCAACAACATGCTGCGCGTCAGCATCGAGTCCCAGAAGTTCCCCGGATCCTACCTCCGCATGGACGGTCGTGGAGTCACCGAATACTCCGGCTCCGGTGGCGGTGCCGTCAACGTCCAGAACCACGTTGCCTCGTACGAGACTCTCATCATCGTGAACCACCCCGATGACAATACCTTCTCTATCATGTCCTCTGCTTTCCCGAACGTCTACCTCCGCATGGACGGCTCCGACATCAAATCGGGAGACACCTACGCCCAAGGTGCCGGAAAGGTTAACTGCCA GTGGGGCAGCCACTCTTGGGAGAAGTTCCGTTTCGAGAACCAGGAGGATGGTACCAAGGCCATTGCTTCTGTGCATTTCCCGAATGCCTATCTGCGCTTGGAAAATGTCACCGGCCAGGGTGGACCGAGTGGTGCGGGAACTGTTAACTGCCAGAGCTACATCGGTTCCTATGAGAAGTTCAAGATCCATGTCGTGTAG
- a CDS encoding zinc-dependent alcohol dehydrogenase family protein (zinc-binding oxidoreductase), translated as MATSTQQQWVLEGSNGFDSLVLQEAPVPKVGDKDVLVRLKDSVVPLGDGAGVVQAIGPQVTRFQVGDRVLPIFHQGHLAGSLDAKSIKTGLGSSLDGTLRPYGAFDEERLVKLPENLSFIEGATLPCAALTAWSALYGLQGKAVAQGDIVLTQGTGGVSLFALQFAKASGAKVIATTSSKEKAELLKQLGADEVINYKEFPEWGEVVRGLTPNNEGVTHIVEVAGPATMKESLKAIKIDGVISMVGFVAGSPAVDQPSLMDTVFHVCTVRGIAVGSRIQFEEMNRAIEANDIHPVVDNRIFKFGEVREAYQYLSDQKHVGKVCIEIQT; from the exons ATGGCCACTTCCACACAACAGCAATGGGTCCTTGAGGGGTCGAATGGCTTTGACTCCTTAGTGCTTCAGGAGGCACCTGTCCCGAAAGTAGGGGATAAAGACGTCCTTGTTCGGT TAAAGGACTCTGTTGTGCCACTTGGAGATGGGGCCGGCGTAGTTCAGGCCATCGGCCCTCAAGTCACTCGTTTCCAGGTTGGGGATCGCGTCCTTCCAATTTTCCACCAAGGCCATCTTGCGGGCTCTCTCGACGCGAAATCAATCAAGACCGGACTCGGGAGTAGCCTTGATGGAACTCTACGCCCCTATGGAGcctttgatgaagaaagacttGTCAAGCTTCCTGAAAACCTTAGTTTCATAGAGGGCGCCACTCTACCATGCGCAGCATTGACTGCTTGGTCTGCACTTTATGGACTACAAGGCAAGGCAGTGGCACAAGGGGATATTGTCCTTACTCAAGGCACCGGTGGTGTTAGCCTGTTTGCATTGCAG TTCGCCAAGGCATCCGGTGCGAAGGTGATTGCTACGACATCTTCAAAGGAGAAGGCTGAACTCCTCAAACAATTGGGTGCGGATGAAGTGATAAATTATAAGGAATTCCCCGAATGGGGCGAGGTTGTGAGAGGCCTTACTCCTAACAACGAAGGAGTAACGCATATTGTAGAAGTCGCCGGACCAGCTACAATGAAAGAG TCCCTTAAAGCGATCAAAATAGACGGCGTCATCTCCATGGTTGGTTTCGTTGCAGGCTCCCCAGCTGTTGACCAGCCATCACTCATGGATACTGTATTTCATGTGTGTACAGTCCGAGGTATCGCTGTGGGGTCTAGAATACAGTTTGAGGAGATGAATCGTGCCATTGAGGCAAATGACATCCACCCCGTCGTGGATAACCGCATTTTCAAGTTTGGAGAAGTCCGTGAAGCTTATCAGTATCTATCTGACCAGAAGCATGTCGGCAAGGTTTGCATTGAAATACAGACCTAA
- a CDS encoding uncharacterized protein (predicted protein) has protein sequence MAKIPALLRLCAPHTGSSSSKVSVTIHIAGAGDKQPKVFTTSDKIEGVVTITVVEKTSFDDIKITLEGISKVMTWGGINGPPLVGARQTFMKLHYPIEKSTYQLPSILEPGWCYKFSFTFVVPENLTLTPCEGKTDDAGIKNAHTRLPPSMSKETDTECFSIKYIVRVVILGPIYGKDKPTKRLVHAVRPVKILPSGSMGCPGDLSIKMLSSHKDIRIRHGWRGKCAGRLAVLASPTGPIRPPFCRTDAADHAKTSIKVDLRYSPVGTEPPPRLRKVYSKLNLVTSFHTTPREQHPCFKENKSSNLPSGNHVQSLMLPKFDIASAQWAKVQSPSTSVSSPWQDYQANFNNEEATYTASIVVPISVPMHDDLVPSFHSRFISRMYTLELILSYCTANGPRRSAVKIEVPIEATS, from the coding sequence ATGGCCAAGATACCAGCACTCTTACGCTTATGTGCTCCACATACCGGAAGCTCTTCCTCGAAGGTCTCAGTGACCATTCATATCGCTGGCGCCGGAGATAAACAACCAAAGGTGTTCACCACATCGGATAAGATCGAAGGAGTGGTGACTATCACAGTGGTGGAGAAAACTTCCTTCGACGACATCAAGATCACACTTGAAGGGATATCCAAGGTAATGACATGGGGAGGCATCAATGGACCGCCACTCGTCGGTGCTCGTCAGACATTCATGAAGCTTCATTATCCAATCGAGAAGAGTACTTATCAACTACCATCGATCCTGGAGCCGGGCTGGTGCTATAAGTTCTCGTTTACGTTTGTTGTGCCGGAGAACCTGACACTCACGCCATGCGAGGGCAAAACAGATGATGCGGGTATCAAAAATGCGCATACCAGGTTACCTCCCTCAATGAGCAAGGAGACCGACACAGAATGCTTCTCTATTAAATACATCGTCCGAGTGGTTATCCTGGGGCCAATATACGGTAAAGACAAGCCGACAAAGAGATTAGTCCACGCTGTTCGACCCGTGAAGATACTTCCGTCTGGCTCTATGGGCTGCCCCGGCGACCTTTCCATCAAAATGCTTTCATCTCACAAAGACATCAGAATTAGACATGGCTGGAGAGGAAAATGTGCTGGACGCTTAGCCGTACTAGCTTCACCTACAGGGCCCATACGACCTCCCTTCTGTCGAACTGATGCCGCCGACCACGCCAAAACCTCGATTAAGGTAGACCTTAGATACAGCCCAGTTGGAACCgaacctcctcctcgcctGCGAAAGGTGTATTCAAAGTTGAACTTGGTAACATCCTTCCACACCACCCCGCGAGAACAGCATCCATGTttcaaagagaacaaaagctCCAATTTACCCTCGGGAAATCACGTTCAATCTTTGATGCTTCCAAAATTCGATATTGCATCGGCTCAATGGGCAAAAGTACAGTCACCCAGTACCAGCGTTTCGTCTCCCTGGCAGGACTATCAGGCAAACTTCAACAATGAGGAAGCAACATATACCGCATCAATCGTTGTCCCAATTTCCGTTCCAATGCATGACGACCTTGTACCGAGCTTTCACTCCCGCTTCATTTCGCGCATGTATACCCTGGAGCTTATTCTCTCCTATTGCACGGCAAATGGCCCTCGAAGGAGTGCTGTTAAAATTGAGGTTCCTATTGAGGCCACCTCGTGA